Sequence from the Lujinxingia vulgaris genome:
GCGGCGAATCTGACGCGCCAGATGCGGGATCACCTTGAGCACGCGGCGCACGTCGAGGATGTGCAGGGAGACCTCGGGGGGCAGCTCGTCGGCGTAGTCACTCTCGGCGATGGAGACGACCAGATCGACGTGGGCGCCAGCCTCCACGAGGCCGCGGGCCAGATTGATCATCGAGCGCTCCGCGCCGCCGCCGCGCAGCGAGGGGATGTAGAGGAGGACGCGGGATTCGGCGATCGTTTTGGGCCTCTGACTCATGCGTCCTCCGCGCGGGCGGGGCGCAAACAGACGATGTTCTGAAAGGATTTGAGTGTCTGGCGATCAAGCGCCTTGAGCGCAAAACCGGCCGGGTCGGCGACGATCTCAAAAAAGGTGTAGCCGTAGTCCGCGAGCAGATCGAGAAGATCATCCATGGTGTAGCCCGCGCTTTTGCAGGTGCCCTGGTTGAGCTCCAGGATGATGTTGGGTCGAAACCCCGAGAGCACGGTGTGGGCGCCCTTAAGCGCGGAGAGTTCGGCGCCCTCGATGTCGATTTTGATCAGATCGACGCGGTCAAGCCCGGCGTCTTCGACGAAGGCGTCCAGGGTGGTGAGTTCGATTTCTTGAACGACCTGGCCGCGCTGGTCGGTGGGGTAGAGGGTGGCAAGGCCGAGGTGGGTGGTGCCGTCGTCGAAACGCTCGGCGGCCTCGTAGATGCGGGCCACGCCGGGGCTCTCGCTCAGCCCTAAGGTGGAGAGGGTGACGTTGTCGAAGTCGTTGGACTCAATGTTGAAGCGCAGGCGGCGGTGGATGGCCTCGTTGGGCTCAAAGGCCACGACGCGGCCGCGGGGGACCTGGCGGGCGGCAACGACGGTGAATTCGCCGTGGTTGGCGCCGATGTCGATAAAGACGTGGTCGGGCTCAAGCAGATGGTGCAAGAGGTGAATCTGGGGGCCGGAGTAGAAGCCGCGCCAGAAGATCTGGCTGCCCATATGTTCGTTGAGTTCAAGGCGAAAGTGCAGGTCCCCGTCGAAGTCGTCGAGGTCGATGACCAGCGGGAAGCGCGCGGCCAGGCGGCGCGCGGAGTCGCTAAGGCGAGCGAGGCCCCGATGCTGGTAGAGAAACTGGGAGGTGCGCCGGATCGTTCGGATCAGGGGGGATTTCATAACAGCGTCATCCGCAGGGCTGGGTTTTTCGTTGATGTCGTTGATGTCGTTTCGTGCGTTCAAAAAGGCGCGCAGGTGGTCGAGGGCCTCTTTTGCGAGCGTCTTCGGGGGGAGCGCGGCGTCGAGGGTGAGGGTGTGCACCTCGCAGCGCTTTAGCGCGGCCAGGAGCGCCTCAAAGTTGTCGTGACCGCGGGCATAGTCGTGGGAGGTTGGGGGCGATGGCAAGCCAAAGTCGACGCTGTGGCCGCCGGCGCGGGCGCGTTGCTCGGAGCGGCGCAGGGCTTCGGCCGGGGAGAGATCGAGCCACACGACCATCTCGGGGAGCCAGGGCTTGAGGCTTTCGACGAGGTGATCGAGCAAAAGGTCGTCGGGGAGCGGGCGTAAATTGAGCACGCTCCAGATCTCCTGGGCGATGTCCTGGTCGAAGATCGTCAGCGAGGCCTCGTCACGGGCGCACGTTTGGGAGGTGCGGGAGAGTGCGGTGTTATGGGATTTGCGGCTTAGGTCGTAGAGGCGGCGAAGGCCCAGCGCGTGCGGGGGCCCCATGCTTTGGGTAAGGCGCAGGCCGTGCAGCCAGGGGGCGGGGCGTAAGGCCAGGTGGGAGAGCAGATCGAGGGCGCGGGCGGTGGTGGGGGTCTGGCGATGCAGATCGCTGACGTGCTCGCGCGCGCTGTGGCGGTCGCGTACGTCGAGGCCTTCGGCGCGCAGCGCCTCGATGACGCGTTCCACGCAGGTGCTTTTGCCAACGCCGGGCAGGCCGATGAACTCGATGGTGGGGGTCAAAGGGCCTCCCAGATGCGGGCTTTGACCTGGCTGAGCAGGACGTCGGGGGGCAGCGTGGCGTCGAGGTCGATGAGTCTGGCGAGGCCGGGGTCGATCTGGCTCAGCGCCAGCGATTTGGCGGCGATGTTGGCGATGTCGTGGTCGGGTTTTCGGCGCCAGGCGACGTCCGCGGCGATGTTGAGGCGAAAGACGAGATCGGGCGGCGAGTGCTGTAGGGAGTTGAAGAGCGCATCTTCGGCGAGGCTGAAGACGCGGCGGGTCAGCGGCTGATCGGGGCCGCCGGGGATGGAGGGTCCGCTGGCGAGGTGGCTTGCGCGAAAGGGGAAGCGGTCGGCCACGACCAGCGCGCCCTGGTGGGCGGTGATGTGGGCGCGACGGGTGTTGAGGAGATGGCGCGCGGCCAACGAAACCCACGCGAGATCGCGCAGGACCTGGCGGCCGGTGGAGCGCTCCGGGGGCGGGGTGTAGCGCAGGACCTCGTCGAGGTCGAGCTCGGGGATTGGCGGCGTATCGCTGTGTTCAGGTGCGGTCACCTCCGGGGCGGGGGGCGGGGAGCGACGTGCAAAGGTCTCCAGCGCCCACCATTTCGCGTGGGCCAAGGCGTGCCAAATGGTGGTTACGGGGTCGCCCTTGCCCAGGTAAAGTTGGCGGGTATCCACGAGTTCGCTGAGCCAGGCGTTGAGTGCGTCGGTGAGCGTGGATTTGCCAGCGCCGTCGGGTCCGATGAGCGCGATGATGAGCCCTCGGTCGGGGAGGCGCAGGCCGCGGCGACGCGGTGGCAGCGGCAGCGGGGTTTTGCGGGCGGCGGCTCCGGCTAAAAGTTTGAGCTGGCGGGCGCGGCGGCGGGCCTGCGCTTCGGCCGGGTGAAAGCGCTGGTAGGGCTTGAGGGTGTCGAGCACGAGGGGACGCAGGCGCACGAGCTCATGGGTGGCCGGGGTGCCCGAGAGGCTGGGGTCGAGCCAGGA
This genomic interval carries:
- a CDS encoding FkbM family methyltransferase, yielding MTPTIEFIGLPGVGKSTCVERVIEALRAEGLDVRDRHSAREHVSDLHRQTPTTARALDLLSHLALRPAPWLHGLRLTQSMGPPHALGLRRLYDLSRKSHNTALSRTSQTCARDEASLTIFDQDIAQEIWSVLNLRPLPDDLLLDHLVESLKPWLPEMVVWLDLSPAEALRRSEQRARAGGHSVDFGLPSPPTSHDYARGHDNFEALLAALKRCEVHTLTLDAALPPKTLAKEALDHLRAFLNARNDINDINEKPSPADDAVMKSPLIRTIRRTSQFLYQHRGLARLSDSARRLAARFPLVIDLDDFDGDLHFRLELNEHMGSQIFWRGFYSGPQIHLLHHLLEPDHVFIDIGANHGEFTVVAARQVPRGRVVAFEPNEAIHRRLRFNIESNDFDNVTLSTLGLSESPGVARIYEAAERFDDGTTHLGLATLYPTDQRGQVVQEIELTTLDAFVEDAGLDRVDLIKIDIEGAELSALKGAHTVLSGFRPNIILELNQGTCKSAGYTMDDLLDLLADYGYTFFEIVADPAGFALKALDRQTLKSFQNIVCLRPARAEDA